A single region of the Bacteroidota bacterium genome encodes:
- a CDS encoding GDP-L-fucose synthase produces the protein MERDSRIYVAGHRGLVGSAVHRRLTRDGYRNILTRSHAELDLTNQNAVSKFFESEKPEYVFLCAGHVGGILANSTYKADFIYDNLAIGMNVVHSAFKTKVQKLVNLGSSCIYPRNAPQPMKEESLLTGELELTNEPYAIAKIAVIKLCRYYDVQYGTNFVSLMPTNLFGPNDNFNLELGHVMPALLRKFYLAKLLQEHDTDALLADIKKYPIGFGLDHVADASNMPLVLSTLERLGIRGDSVVIWGTGSPYREFLHVDDLADASLHIMNNLDAKELGELINVGTGQDQRILDIASLVKETVGFKGEIRFDRSKPDGTPRKLLDVGKLSRLGWTSKISLEEGLRRTFEWYTATRESRHHAAS, from the coding sequence ATGGAGAGGGACTCAAGAATATACGTCGCAGGGCACCGGGGGCTGGTGGGATCTGCGGTGCACCGTAGATTGACCCGCGACGGCTACAGAAATATCCTGACCCGGTCGCATGCCGAACTGGATCTCACGAACCAGAATGCCGTTTCAAAGTTTTTTGAATCGGAGAAACCGGAATATGTGTTCCTGTGTGCGGGCCACGTGGGAGGGATCCTCGCCAACAGCACCTACAAAGCCGACTTCATTTATGATAACCTCGCGATCGGGATGAACGTCGTCCACTCTGCGTTCAAGACGAAGGTCCAAAAATTGGTCAATCTTGGATCATCCTGCATTTATCCGAGGAATGCCCCTCAGCCGATGAAAGAAGAGAGTCTTCTGACGGGCGAGCTTGAACTAACGAATGAACCGTATGCCATCGCAAAGATTGCGGTGATCAAGCTCTGCCGCTACTATGATGTACAGTACGGCACGAATTTTGTGTCTCTCATGCCGACAAACCTCTTCGGCCCCAACGACAATTTCAATCTCGAATTGGGCCACGTCATGCCGGCGCTCCTTCGAAAGTTCTACCTTGCAAAGCTTCTCCAGGAACACGACACTGACGCTCTCCTCGCCGACATCAAAAAATATCCCATCGGATTCGGGCTCGACCACGTTGCCGACGCTTCGAATATGCCGCTGGTGCTCTCCACTCTCGAACGGCTCGGGATACGGGGAGATTCCGTGGTGATCTGGGGAACAGGATCTCCCTACAGAGAGTTTCTCCACGTGGACGATCTCGCGGACGCGTCCCTCCATATCATGAACAATCTCGATGCCAAGGAACTCGGAGAACTGATCAACGTGGGCACGGGTCAGGATCAACGGATTTTGGACATCGCGTCCCTCGTAAAAGAGACGGTCGGCTTCAAGGGAGAAATCCGCTTCGATCGTTCCAAGCCCGACGGGACTCCCCGCAAATTGTTGGACGTCGGAAAGCTTTCCCGCCTCGGCTGGACGAGTAAGATTTCACTGGAGGAAGGGCTGCGACGGACCTTCGAGTGGTATACCGCGACGAGAGAATCCCGGCATCATGCCGCTTCCTAA
- a CDS encoding radical SAM protein, whose amino-acid sequence MGRPCVFVRLTYCNIRCSYCDTEYAFYEGKESPIDEIVASVRRFGCKLVEVTGGEPLFQANVHELMTRLCDEGYELLLETGGSLDIGGVDERVRRIVDFKCPSSGMMNKNLWENVKHLNARDEVKFVIGDREDYDWSKRMIAEFEIDRRSPVLMSVVFGKLEPVQLSEWILSDKLNVRFQLQMHKYIWNPETKGV is encoded by the coding sequence ATGGGCCGCCCGTGCGTCTTCGTCCGCCTGACCTACTGCAACATCCGGTGCTCCTACTGCGATACCGAGTATGCGTTCTACGAGGGGAAGGAAAGCCCGATCGACGAGATCGTCGCGTCCGTCCGGAGATTCGGATGCAAGCTGGTCGAGGTGACGGGCGGCGAGCCGCTGTTCCAGGCGAACGTGCACGAGCTGATGACACGTCTGTGCGACGAGGGGTACGAGCTTCTACTTGAAACCGGCGGCAGCCTCGACATCGGCGGGGTCGACGAGCGGGTGAGGCGCATCGTCGATTTCAAGTGTCCGTCGAGCGGGATGATGAACAAGAATCTCTGGGAGAATGTGAAGCATTTGAACGCAAGGGACGAGGTCAAATTTGTCATCGGCGACCGGGAAGATTATGACTGGTCGAAACGGATGATCGCAGAGTTTGAGATCGATCGGCGCTCTCCGGTCCTGATGTCCGTGGTGTTCGGAAAGCTCGAGCCCGTCCAGCTTTCGGAATGGATTCTGAGCGACAAACTGAATGTCCGCTTCCAGTTGCAGATGCACAAGTACATCTGGAACCCGGAGACGAAAGGGGTATGA
- a CDS encoding PKD domain-containing protein, translated as MICRGALISGLALLFAISPVGAQMFSKNSTLRHPESVTSEPVFALGFSSVNAASGATFSLPTCLAVAPDGRIFVGEKGGRLFVVQNGAKLAQPFIDLGSEILTDGDRGLMGLALDPNFELNGFVYLAYVTDLDSANIHGDGSAGYGRIIRVTASAANPNVADLTTRLILLGRSWSDGVPNPSGMHTIDALRFAPDGTLLVSTGDGDHADYADGGGHDSSSFVPGRFPQDEDIGAFRSQFVNSLAGKILRIDPATGNGLPSNPLFDGNPSHNRSKVWVRGFRNPFRFSIKPGTGTNNPADGSPGDLYVGDCGWKTWEELDVSGGAGGQNFGWPCHEGPEPNPEYALLPASSTWCPIDSSGILTEPLITWNHDEQNLSQPPGYTGWCAIGTLFCAGNSYPSYYRGACFVADFSDWINLVRFNGNGVTVQPFASNLGVPVDMANDPQTGELLYLSIFRGELRRVVYTNPQVVPVAVGSVEPVTGPSPLSASFHSALSFDPLGRPLTFHWDFGDSTSATVPDLAHTYQSSRLYIATLSVACVDTVAPALQFAIAVGSYGTGYDATTLGAPIASRLVPGNPTKAAIDVIHDRTYPPVGNGDSLGEYTTYDGTSPALDYLGYSFQDTLMMSSIIFQEGINSARGGWFTSLGVQVRSGGIWSDVDSLHVSPSYTGNDGSSYRSFVLSFAPRRGDGIRLIGPPGGTQKFVSAGEVRVITRNQSPRMHADASTTSGRRNLTVQFSSAGSSDPDGELINSQWDFGDGGSGTGQQVTHQFTAAGQYRTILKGTDPRGAAGYDTLMITVYPNTSPHASIASPADSSYFQVGGTIFFDASGIDAEQPESTLTFSWEITLHRKDVVHTGWYTHSGRSFSYSTQNDAGGDTSFYEAQLVVSDSGLLADTGRVFIFPNHPPMIITQLRPFRTVAVEDSLYRFTLRVLKVDVGDSLHVVGSSVPSWLSYERIQPDSPYVAWRFSGMPAGSNVGDTLIVLKVADELGASDSISFTLHVAANQMAVSAGWNMVSYPRNSSGVLVKNVFPTSISRAFYYAGGYQISDSLARGIGYWLKFDSSAVVPISGRVVISDTIPVAAGWNIIGSLTINTDISQISSAPPGNLAPFFFGYDNGYLISTELSPGKGYWIKAGAAGDVIVSRPPGSTRGSPKVNQATPVHDLNTLSFRGASGTSRSLYFGNRAVERFGAYSELPPVPPPGAFDVRFASQGFAARIGPDSGSESELPIQLQSSDSLLSVSYSIAEEEGVGYMLVERKNNAVTWREPLKGSGEKAIYGRGARSYSIALNSAPRTFSISQNYPNPFNSTTLIRFHLPVPSLVSVRVFNILGEEVARPVMNRGFGPGDQFVPFDAPGLASGVYFYRLQATGLSPDGTPAGTVNSGTGKMILAK; from the coding sequence ATGATCTGCAGAGGCGCACTTATTTCAGGCCTTGCTCTCCTGTTCGCCATCTCGCCTGTGGGTGCGCAGATGTTCAGCAAGAATTCCACGCTCCGCCATCCGGAATCCGTAACCTCGGAGCCTGTCTTTGCGCTGGGGTTCAGTTCGGTGAATGCCGCGTCGGGCGCGACGTTCAGCCTCCCGACCTGTCTCGCCGTTGCCCCCGACGGGCGAATTTTTGTCGGGGAAAAGGGAGGTCGCCTTTTCGTCGTCCAGAACGGCGCAAAACTCGCCCAACCCTTCATCGATCTCGGTTCTGAAATCCTCACCGATGGCGACCGGGGACTTATGGGGCTCGCTCTCGATCCCAATTTCGAACTCAACGGATTCGTCTACCTTGCCTACGTGACGGATCTCGACAGCGCGAACATTCATGGGGACGGGTCGGCGGGGTATGGCCGTATTATCCGGGTCACGGCCAGCGCTGCCAACCCAAATGTCGCGGATCTGACGACGAGGCTGATTCTCCTGGGACGATCATGGTCGGATGGAGTCCCGAATCCTTCCGGGATGCATACGATCGACGCGTTACGGTTTGCTCCGGACGGCACCCTCCTTGTCAGCACGGGGGACGGCGACCACGCCGACTATGCCGACGGGGGCGGGCACGATTCGTCTTCATTCGTGCCGGGAAGATTTCCGCAGGATGAAGACATTGGAGCTTTTCGATCCCAGTTCGTCAACAGCCTGGCCGGCAAGATTCTCCGTATCGACCCCGCCACGGGAAACGGTCTCCCGTCCAACCCCTTATTCGACGGAAATCCTTCCCATAACCGGTCGAAGGTCTGGGTGAGGGGATTTCGAAACCCCTTCAGGTTTTCAATCAAGCCCGGCACCGGTACGAACAATCCTGCAGACGGAAGTCCGGGTGACCTGTACGTGGGCGACTGCGGATGGAAAACCTGGGAGGAGCTCGATGTGTCGGGCGGCGCAGGGGGGCAGAATTTCGGATGGCCCTGTCACGAAGGGCCGGAGCCCAACCCCGAATATGCCCTGCTTCCCGCCTCGTCCACCTGGTGTCCGATCGACTCATCGGGCATACTCACGGAGCCTCTTATTACCTGGAACCATGACGAGCAAAACCTCTCCCAGCCTCCGGGCTATACCGGATGGTGTGCAATCGGAACTCTCTTTTGCGCCGGCAATAGCTATCCATCCTATTACAGGGGAGCCTGTTTCGTCGCAGACTTCAGCGACTGGATCAATCTGGTTCGATTTAACGGAAACGGTGTCACCGTCCAACCCTTTGCGAGCAATCTCGGCGTTCCCGTCGACATGGCTAACGATCCTCAAACAGGGGAGCTTCTCTATCTCTCCATCTTCCGCGGGGAACTCCGGAGAGTGGTCTACACCAACCCTCAGGTTGTTCCGGTTGCGGTCGGATCGGTCGAGCCGGTGACAGGACCCTCGCCTCTCAGCGCAAGTTTTCACTCCGCGCTGTCATTCGATCCTCTCGGCCGGCCCTTGACCTTTCACTGGGATTTTGGAGACAGCACTTCCGCGACGGTCCCCGATCTCGCGCACACCTATCAGTCTTCCCGCCTTTATATAGCAACGTTGAGCGTCGCATGTGTCGACACGGTCGCACCGGCTCTTCAATTCGCGATTGCAGTCGGAAGTTACGGCACTGGATATGACGCGACAACTCTCGGTGCTCCGATTGCTTCGAGGCTCGTCCCCGGGAATCCGACGAAAGCGGCCATCGACGTCATCCACGATCGAACATATCCTCCTGTTGGGAACGGCGATTCACTCGGGGAGTATACCACCTACGACGGGACGAGCCCGGCTCTCGATTACCTCGGCTATTCCTTCCAGGACACCCTGATGATGTCCTCGATTATTTTCCAGGAAGGGATCAATTCCGCGCGGGGCGGGTGGTTTACGTCCCTCGGAGTCCAGGTTCGTTCAGGGGGGATCTGGAGCGACGTCGACAGTCTGCACGTCTCGCCGAGCTATACAGGCAATGACGGATCAAGCTACCGTAGCTTCGTTCTCTCGTTCGCTCCACGGCGCGGCGATGGGATTCGCCTGATCGGCCCCCCGGGGGGCACCCAGAAATTCGTCTCAGCCGGCGAGGTCCGGGTCATCACCCGGAACCAGTCTCCGAGGATGCACGCGGATGCCTCGACCACATCCGGGCGGCGAAATCTCACCGTACAGTTTTCATCGGCGGGCTCGTCCGACCCCGACGGGGAGTTGATCAACTCCCAGTGGGACTTCGGAGACGGGGGTAGCGGCACCGGCCAGCAGGTGACACATCAATTTACGGCGGCGGGGCAATACCGAACGATTCTCAAGGGGACGGATCCGCGCGGTGCGGCCGGCTATGACACCCTGATGATCACCGTCTATCCGAACACAAGCCCTCACGCAAGTATTGCGTCCCCGGCCGACAGCAGCTATTTCCAGGTCGGAGGGACTATTTTCTTCGACGCATCCGGCATCGATGCGGAGCAACCTGAATCCACGTTGACCTTTTCGTGGGAAATCACCCTGCATCGGAAGGATGTCGTTCACACCGGATGGTACACTCACTCAGGGAGGAGTTTTTCCTACTCTACGCAAAACGACGCCGGCGGCGACACTTCGTTCTATGAAGCACAGCTTGTCGTATCCGATTCGGGCCTGCTTGCCGATACAGGGCGCGTCTTCATTTTTCCCAACCATCCACCCATGATCATCACCCAGCTGAGGCCGTTCAGGACGGTGGCAGTCGAAGATAGCCTGTACCGGTTCACCCTCAGGGTCCTGAAAGTTGATGTGGGGGATTCGTTGCATGTTGTGGGGTCGTCCGTCCCGTCTTGGCTCTCCTATGAACGGATTCAGCCCGACTCACCCTATGTGGCCTGGAGGTTTTCGGGAATGCCCGCAGGTTCGAATGTCGGCGACACCCTTATCGTATTGAAAGTCGCTGACGAGCTGGGGGCGAGCGATTCGATTTCGTTCACACTGCACGTCGCAGCCAACCAGATGGCGGTCTCGGCGGGTTGGAATATGGTTTCCTACCCGAGGAACAGTTCAGGGGTTCTGGTGAAGAATGTTTTCCCGACATCCATCTCAAGGGCGTTCTACTACGCGGGAGGGTATCAGATCTCCGATTCTCTCGCCAGGGGTATCGGGTACTGGTTGAAGTTCGATTCAAGCGCGGTTGTGCCCATTTCGGGTCGGGTGGTCATTTCGGATACGATTCCGGTCGCGGCGGGGTGGAACATCATCGGGTCTCTTACTATCAACACGGATATCTCGCAGATCTCCAGCGCACCCCCGGGAAATCTGGCCCCGTTCTTCTTTGGGTATGACAACGGCTATCTAATTTCCACGGAACTATCCCCCGGGAAGGGGTACTGGATAAAGGCGGGCGCAGCGGGTGATGTGATTGTATCGAGGCCGCCCGGATCGACCCGGGGAAGTCCGAAAGTCAACCAGGCGACTCCGGTTCACGATCTCAACACGCTCTCATTCCGCGGGGCATCAGGAACGTCGAGGTCTCTCTATTTCGGGAACCGTGCGGTGGAACGGTTCGGGGCGTACTCCGAGCTTCCCCCGGTCCCTCCCCCGGGCGCGTTCGACGTACGGTTTGCGTCGCAAGGGTTTGCCGCGCGCATCGGTCCGGATTCCGGGTCCGAAAGCGAGCTTCCGATTCAACTTCAATCGTCCGATTCTCTCCTTTCTGTGAGCTACTCGATCGCGGAGGAAGAAGGGGTCGGCTATATGCTTGTAGAGCGGAAAAACAACGCGGTCACCTGGCGCGAACCCTTGAAGGGTTCTGGAGAAAAGGCAATCTACGGAAGAGGGGCGAGGTCCTACTCCATCGCATTGAATTCGGCTCCCCGGACTTTTTCGATTTCTCAGAATTATCCCAACCCCTTCAATTCGACCACGCTGATCAGGTTTCATCTCCCGGTTCCTTCGCTGGTATCCGTCAGGGTGTTTAACATTCTCGGGGAGGAAGTGGCAAGACCCGTCATGAACCGTGGCTTCGGACCGGGAGACCAGTTTGTGCCGTTTGATGCGCCCGGCCTGGCGAGCGGTGTATATTTTTACCGGCTGCAGGCCACCGGCCTCTCGCCTGACGGAACCCCTGCCGGTACCGTGAATTCGGGGACGGGGAAGATGATACTCGCCAAATAG
- the queC gene encoding 7-cyano-7-deazaguanine synthase QueC, with product MKEIAVILVSGGMDSCVTAAVAVKNYSPAFLHLNYGQRTEKRELKAFNDIADFYRVERRLVVNIEHLAQIGGSSLTDSSIRVEKADLNRKEIPASYVPFRNAHILSIAVSWGEVLEASKIFIGAVEEDSSGYPDCREEFYQAFNRAVKLGTKPSTDLEIQTPIIHLKKFEIVRKGIELGAPLERTWSCYQSEDLACGVCDSCALRLRGFQQAGVEDPIPYSRKSIYL from the coding sequence ATGAAGGAGATTGCCGTTATTCTGGTGAGCGGAGGGATGGATAGCTGCGTGACGGCGGCGGTCGCGGTGAAGAATTATTCGCCGGCCTTCCTCCATCTGAACTACGGCCAGAGGACCGAGAAGCGGGAGCTGAAGGCGTTTAACGACATCGCCGACTTTTACCGGGTCGAGCGCCGTCTTGTGGTGAATATCGAGCACCTTGCTCAGATCGGCGGATCGAGCCTGACGGACAGCTCGATCCGGGTTGAGAAGGCGGATCTGAACCGGAAGGAAATCCCCGCATCCTACGTTCCCTTCCGGAACGCGCACATTCTTTCAATTGCCGTGAGCTGGGGCGAAGTCCTGGAGGCCTCGAAGATTTTCATCGGAGCGGTCGAGGAGGATTCCTCCGGATACCCTGATTGCAGGGAGGAGTTCTATCAGGCATTCAACCGGGCCGTGAAGCTCGGGACCAAACCATCAACGGACCTCGAAATTCAAACCCCGATCATTCATCTCAAGAAATTTGAGATCGTTCGGAAGGGGATTGAATTGGGCGCGCCGCTCGAGCGGACTTGGTCATGCTATCAGTCGGAAGACCTCGCCTGCGGTGTCTGTGACAGTTGTGCCCTCCGTTTGCGCGGATTTCAGCAAGCCGGGGTCGAAGACCCGATCCCTTATTCCCGGAAGAGCATCTATCTATAG
- a CDS encoding glycosyltransferase family 2 protein, which translates to MSVIDEYRPLVSIVIPVKNGAATLEACLRSIKRSYYKNIEVVVVDDHSSDGTVQIAKQFNTTVLEVENGRGANNARNVGAANAKGDILVFIDSDVVVARETFLGIVESLESGGNDAVVGLYTARHRHEHFVSQYKNLWVRYSYIKSPPAIDWLFGAISGIKREAFEKLGGFNVELLAQHGHDDVELGKRFARANLSITLNMDIEVEHLKNYTLRSFIKNEYHRSVGFVELAMRFGEVSRSVRKGFVNVYPMFVLSTLVPVVVVALLIAGLEGWISNWPLALGAVIALYLLMNIRFLNYLEQVRGLFAMVAMIPFLFIDHVVCLVGSGVGMLKGLMKRGARPSSGGSDRSM; encoded by the coding sequence GTGAGTGTGATCGACGAATATCGTCCCCTCGTTTCCATCGTCATCCCGGTGAAGAACGGGGCGGCGACCCTGGAAGCCTGCCTGCGGTCCATCAAGCGGTCTTACTATAAGAATATCGAAGTGGTCGTGGTGGATGATCACTCAAGCGACGGCACGGTGCAGATCGCGAAGCAATTCAACACTACCGTCCTCGAGGTCGAAAACGGACGCGGCGCGAATAACGCGAGGAATGTCGGAGCAGCCAACGCGAAGGGCGATATTCTTGTTTTCATAGATTCCGACGTCGTGGTTGCGCGCGAGACGTTCCTTGGAATTGTTGAATCGCTCGAGAGCGGAGGCAATGACGCGGTCGTCGGCCTTTACACCGCGCGGCATCGCCACGAGCATTTCGTCAGCCAGTATAAAAACCTCTGGGTCCGGTATTCCTATATCAAGAGTCCCCCGGCGATTGACTGGTTGTTCGGAGCGATTTCAGGGATCAAGCGGGAGGCTTTCGAGAAACTGGGGGGGTTCAACGTCGAGCTTCTGGCCCAGCATGGGCATGACGATGTCGAACTCGGGAAACGGTTTGCCCGCGCGAACCTGAGCATCACCCTGAATATGGATATCGAGGTGGAACATCTCAAGAATTATACGCTGCGGTCGTTCATCAAAAACGAGTATCACCGGAGCGTCGGATTCGTCGAGCTGGCGATGCGTTTCGGGGAGGTCTCGCGATCGGTCAGAAAAGGGTTCGTGAATGTTTACCCGATGTTCGTCCTGTCGACGCTCGTCCCGGTCGTGGTCGTCGCGTTGCTGATCGCGGGTCTTGAAGGGTGGATCAGCAATTGGCCCCTCGCGCTGGGCGCAGTCATTGCCCTCTATCTCCTCATGAATATCCGTTTCCTCAATTACCTCGAACAGGTCCGGGGTTTGTTCGCGATGGTGGCGATGATCCCATTTCTGTTCATCGACCACGTCGTCTGTTTGGTCGGTAGTGGCGTCGGGATGCTCAAAGGCCTGATGAAACGGGGCGCGCGGCCCTCCTCCGGCGGATCCGACAGGTCGATGTGA
- a CDS encoding type II secretion system F family protein has product MPEFRIEGVSTIGKTVQGIIEAENARAAKVKAQQMATQRKFKIIRILPRTTFLYKVQRGGEKPVLGEQKAFTKEEVQDALSKMGFRVLSVKKKLFDVKLKPPTAEIVTFVRVSADLIRQKLPYNEILQLMVNDISNKVLRDSIREINNELKQGKDSEKVFIKQEAILGRFTAHMLGLASKSGNMAEIYDSTAKFLERRAEFKKNLKSALIMPIVTLIALFGACLYYVGFIFPGMAEVFVRLKIDMRQFPMTYATLQMSGFLQNNYVIILVATLVPTLLAVRFFSTERGKFIRDKYIWKIPVVGSLLHKTAIEIFCRVFYALYSGAGENIDVIKMASEACGNKYMEHQIKTVAVPMMVEKGAGITEAFEASGVFTKTAISRLHSGAETGTVKHTALQLAEYYEKETTYKMRNAIDFIQLWISLIIMVVLTLLTLVSSETATFHPSTNPGAGGS; this is encoded by the coding sequence ATGCCTGAGTTTCGAATTGAGGGTGTGTCGACAATAGGCAAGACGGTTCAGGGTATCATTGAGGCCGAGAACGCGCGCGCGGCGAAGGTCAAGGCGCAGCAGATGGCGACTCAGCGGAAATTCAAGATCATCCGTATCCTGCCCCGAACGACGTTCCTCTATAAAGTACAGCGGGGCGGCGAGAAGCCGGTCCTCGGAGAACAGAAGGCGTTCACCAAGGAAGAGGTTCAGGACGCCCTCTCCAAGATGGGGTTCCGCGTCCTCAGCGTCAAGAAAAAACTCTTCGACGTCAAGCTCAAACCCCCGACCGCGGAGATCGTCACGTTCGTGCGCGTCAGCGCGGATCTGATCCGGCAGAAGCTGCCGTACAACGAGATCCTGCAGCTCATGGTCAACGACATTTCCAACAAAGTCTTGCGGGACAGCATCCGCGAAATCAACAACGAGTTGAAACAGGGGAAGGACAGCGAGAAGGTCTTCATCAAACAGGAAGCGATTCTCGGCCGGTTCACCGCGCACATGCTCGGCCTCGCTTCCAAGAGCGGAAACATGGCCGAGATTTACGACAGTACCGCGAAATTTCTGGAGCGGCGCGCAGAATTCAAGAAAAACCTCAAGAGCGCGCTCATCATGCCGATCGTGACATTGATCGCGCTGTTCGGCGCGTGCCTCTACTACGTCGGATTCATCTTCCCGGGCATGGCCGAGGTCTTCGTCCGCCTCAAGATCGATATGAGACAGTTCCCGATGACGTATGCGACGTTGCAGATGAGCGGATTCCTGCAGAACAATTATGTGATCATCCTGGTGGCGACCCTGGTGCCGACGCTCCTGGCGGTTCGGTTCTTTTCGACGGAGCGCGGAAAATTCATCCGGGACAAGTACATCTGGAAAATCCCGGTGGTCGGCTCGCTGTTGCACAAAACGGCGATCGAGATATTCTGCCGCGTGTTTTATGCGCTCTATAGCGGCGCCGGCGAAAACATCGACGTGATCAAGATGGCTTCCGAAGCCTGCGGAAACAAGTACATGGAACATCAAATCAAAACCGTTGCGGTTCCCATGATGGTCGAGAAGGGCGCCGGGATCACCGAGGCGTTCGAGGCCTCCGGGGTCTTCACCAAGACCGCCATCTCCCGGCTTCACTCCGGCGCGGAAACCGGCACGGTGAAGCATACCGCGCTCCAGCTCGCCGAGTACTATGAAAAGGAAACGACCTACAAGATGCGGAATGCGATCGATTTCATCCAGCTCTGGATCAGCTTGATCATCATGGTGGTCCTGACGCTGTTGACGCTCGTTTCTTCGGAAACGGCGACGTTCCACCCGAGCACGAATCCCGGCGCGGGCGGAAGCTAA
- a CDS encoding glycosyltransferase family 2 protein encodes MPLPKFSIVTPSLNQATYLEQNIKSVLAQNYPSTEHIIIDGGSQDGTIEILKRYPHLVWSSEPDRGQAAALNKGFRKATGEIIGWLNADDTYLPDIFHLVARSFEVPENMVSFGDANEVDGIGNILRARKSRGVSSENLIRYWWWSYEYTQPAFFFRRSAFDEIGMLDEDLFYVMDHEFFIRLSLRYPFTYIPAKLANYRLHPASKTGKVSGSVIPDSVWELHRVSRRHWGRPGEWKFYSHALSFVGGLLLSFGKNLFFRKDSKSRLLAERLLGKSVS; translated from the coding sequence ATGCCGCTTCCTAAGTTTTCGATTGTCACCCCCTCCCTGAATCAGGCGACATACCTCGAGCAAAACATCAAGAGTGTTCTTGCTCAAAACTATCCCTCCACCGAACATATCATCATCGACGGGGGGTCACAGGACGGCACGATCGAGATCCTGAAGAGGTATCCGCATCTTGTGTGGAGCTCGGAACCCGACCGGGGCCAGGCCGCAGCACTCAACAAAGGTTTCAGGAAAGCGACCGGTGAAATTATCGGCTGGCTGAACGCCGATGACACCTACCTGCCGGACATATTTCACCTCGTTGCGCGCAGCTTCGAGGTCCCGGAGAATATGGTGAGCTTCGGGGATGCCAATGAGGTTGACGGAATAGGGAACATCCTGCGGGCTCGAAAGTCGAGAGGCGTTTCGTCGGAAAACCTCATCAGATATTGGTGGTGGAGCTACGAGTACACGCAGCCCGCCTTTTTTTTTCGCAGGTCTGCGTTCGATGAAATCGGCATGCTGGACGAGGACCTTTTCTATGTGATGGACCACGAGTTTTTCATCAGACTCAGCCTGCGATACCCGTTCACCTATATCCCGGCGAAGCTGGCGAACTACAGGCTCCACCCGGCCTCCAAGACAGGGAAGGTCTCCGGAAGCGTTATCCCCGATTCGGTATGGGAGTTGCACCGGGTATCCCGGCGACACTGGGGAAGACCGGGAGAATGGAAATTTTATTCACACGCCCTTTCCTTCGTTGGAGGACTTTTGCTCTCATTCGGCAAGAACCTTTTCTTCCGGAAGGACTCGAAGAGCCGGTTGCTCGCAGAACGGCTTCTGGGCAAGAGTGTGTCGTAG